The genomic segment CAGAGCCAAATTctagatttaaattttatgagtttgaatttgAATTCAATCATAACTTATTTGATTTATTGCGTGCAACATCAATTATTTGTACTTATTTAGTGATTTTTTAGTACATACAATGAACGAGCTCAAGCTTCTGAGTTCCGACGAACTCATTACTTGCCCTCTACATCCACCTCTTTCGAATtatggcctagtggtcaatgaaatGGAATAGAAATCATGAGAAATTAACTACGGTTTAAATATCAGCAGAAGCCCTATGGGGCAATGTTTGACTACATACGGCGTTTAAGGAAGatatgaagacttttgaaacttatgttcttaaacatgtcatgacatttctTTGGTTATAACAGCATGTCATTAAGAGCAGGTGTGGATGTAGTCATGTAGAATACACAGTTCATTCGAACTCAACAGCTTTGATTAAGACCATGTGTAAGTTAAAAAATTcactaaataaaatatagaTAGTAAATTACGGATCTTATAAATCAAATGAGCTGTGATAGAATCCGAAACTTGAACTCATAAAGTTCAAATCCTGAATCCGTCTCTATATAAACCATAGTGGACAGAGTTACCGGTACGGTGATAATATGGAGTCCCTATCCAGCTAACTTGCTGTTGCTGGTATGTTATTGTATAAGAGAGTAAAAGGGATATTCAATGTATTctctttaatttaaatttatgtTTTGAACAACAGATCTGATTTCTGTTGAAGCCATGTCCCAGAAAAAAGAGTTCTTGATAGTAATACTAGTAatatttatcttatttcttgTCCCATTTTGTACTTCAACTGATACAATCTCTTTCAAACAGTCTCTAAGAGATGGAGATTTGTTAATCTCTTCTGGAAAATCTTTTGCTCTTGGTTTCTTCAGCCCTGGAAATTCTTCTAACAAACGATATGTCGGAATTTGGTACAATAATGTCCCCGAACTAACCGTAGTTTGGGTCGCTAACCGAGACAACCCCGTAAATGGAACATCCGGGGTTCTCACTATCGACCTAACGGGTAGTCTTGTCATACTTAATCGAAATACCAAAATTTTCTGCTGGAAAACCAATATTTACTCTGCTCAGCTGTTGAATTCAGGGAATTTTGTGCTGTTTCGAGACCCGAAAAGGGAAGTTATTGTATGGCAGAGCTTTGATTATCCTACAAATACTATACTTCCTAACATGAAGTTTGGGAATGACAAGAAAACCGGTTTGAACCGGTCTCTAACGTCGTGGAATTCTATAGAGGATCCCGGTTCAGGGGAGTATGTGTACAAGATTGAGATAAATGGAATAGTTCCTCAAGTTTTCTTGTACAAGAATTCTAACAGGATATGGCGAACTGGGCCCTGGACGGGCCTTGGCTGGAGTGGTGTGCCCGAAATGAAGCCTGGATTTATTTTCACTATCGACTATGTTGATAATAAAAGTGAGGTCTCTGTGACATTCAGTATGAAGGACTCTGTTCTCTCACGATTAGTACTAAACGAATCGGGGATGATGAATATATTGAATTGGCAAGAAGGCGTGCAAAAATGGGTGCAATTTTGGTCCGCGCCTAAGGACTCATGTGATAACTATGTACATTGTGGGACATTTAGTAATTGCAACTTGTACAATTTGGGTGAATTCGAATGCAAGTGTTTTCCTGGGTACGAGCCAAGGAATAACCGGTCATGGTACTTGAGAGACGGTTCCCACGGGTGTTTGAGGAAGAAGGACGAGAACGTGTGCAAGAATGGCGAGGGGTTTGCCAAATTGAGTAATGTGAGAATCCCGGACACGTATACTGCGCGATTGAATAGGAGTATGGGATTGCAAGAATGTGAGAAATTGTGTTTGAATAATTGTTCTTGCACGGCTTATGCAAGTGCTAATGTTAGTGTAGGAGGAATTGGATGCATCACTTGGTATGGTGACTTGATAGACACAAGGGAGTTTACAGATGGAGGCCAAGATTTGTATATCAGAGTATCTGCATCTACTTTGGGTAAATTCTATGTTGTGTGAATAATATTTGCAAGttgattttattatatttgacaagAAGTAATTGAGTGTGTGACTATCTCTTCTAAAAACTTAAGCGGTTAAAAAGATTATacttttaggggtcgtttgaATGCTGGTTAGAGTTGGGCAGGTATTAGTTATGCTGGGTTTGGTTATTGATGTATTacttattccattttctacCCTGCATAAATATTACATAGATTCCCTtgtaacatatatatgtactagATACGGAATTGTTAACGGGTAGCTAAACACCATACTGGTGTGCTGAATATTATACATAACAACTAGAGTAAACTATAATGCTACCAAACGTGGTACTAGTTATGCATGTCTTAATATGTGAATATATCACTTCCTAAcaagcaaccaaacgaccccttattaCTTAATTATGTTTTCAATACATCCTTTTGTGTGTgggcttgattttttttaaggatCAAGTATGTTGAGTAGTTCTGATTCTATGTTGAATTGTTTGACCATCTCGTTTAAGAGCTCAAGTACATAACAATgtaatccttataacaacttaagcttttagatgagatatACATGCACTTCAACAGTTGTAATAGTTTTGTGGCATTGTGTTTCAAaaagttttactttttttgttctttcagCTCAATTCTTGAAGTACAAAAATGGCTATGATCATAGGAAAAGAACAATAGCAATTGTGACAGCGTGCATTTCTACAATACTCATCGTGCTCGTGTTTGCTTGTTGTTTGGTAATAAGGaaaaggagaaaaggtaagCATATGTTCACAACAATTATATCATTCTTTTAGAGTTCTTACTCCAATTCTTAAAGAGTGACGAATGTGAAGCCACCAATAGCATTAAATTTCACTTATTGTACAGATAAGGAGGACCAGTTCACCAGTTTGATTACTTTGAAGAGGAATTTAGCATCCTATGAGAACTCTTCAAGAAGCAATGAGATGGATGGAAGTGAACATGCTGATGTGTTAATCTTTGATCTAAGCACTATCACTTCTGCCACTGATGATTTCTCTGACGCTAATAAACTCGGTGAAGGAGGCTTTGGCAGCGTTTACAAGGTACTTCGAGATTCTGTTATATTCTCGCTTTGTAAGCTACATTTGGTGTCGTTTGATTATTAGTTTGTTGAGCCAATTTCACTTAAGAACAATGTTGAATCTTGATTTCAGGGTCAGCTAAATAACGGGCAAGAGATAGCGGTCAAAAGACTTTCGAAAAATTCAGGGCAAGGAGTAGAGGAATTCAAGAATGAAGTAACGTTAATCGCGAGAGTACAACACAGAAATCTTGTGAGGCTTTTTGGATGTTGCATACAAAGAGGAGAGAAGACGTTGGTCTATGAATACTTGCCAAATAAAGGCTTGGACAATTTTATCTTTGGTATATACATTTCCAGATTGTGTGAAAAAAAGAGGGGATATTACTAATGCATAACTAATTTATCAACTTTCAATATTGTGTTGCAGATAAAACTAAAGGATCTCAGCTAGATTGGAGAAAACGGTTTGATATTATAGTTGGAATTGCACGAGGATTGTCATACCTTCACCATGACTCTCGAGTAAGAATCATACATAGggatctaaaagccagcaatGTGTTACTAGATGCATCTATGCACCCAAAAATATCAGATTTTGGAACTGCTAGAATATTTGGAGGTGACCAAATTGAAGCAAACACGAATCGAGTTGTTGGAACATAGTAAGCATCAACTTTCTGTATAAACATGTGTGAGTTTTGCAAAGTATATGTATCTGAGATTTAAAAGTTGACATAGCTATTGGTTCATTTCAGTGGCTATATGTCACCAGAGTATGCAATGGAAGGGCATTTTTCAGTGAAGTCTGATGTTTTCAGTTTTGGAGTTCTGTTGTTGGAGATCATCACTGGAAGGAAGAACAATACTCATTATCAGGACCATTCTTTAAATTTAGTCGGATACGTAAGACATTACTGCATCAAGAATTCACCTTTACTCCTTTACCATTGCATATTACATCAAGTTAAAAAGAAATATCTTGTTTTGCCTAGCCTTTTACCAATTACCATTGCTCTAGAGAAGGGATCCCTGGAAATGTtcatttcttttatattttataaggTGGTGTTCCGGACCAGCTTGAGCGCGCCTCGACTATTCCACCTGTACCTTCTACCTCCTCCAACAAAGGGATGGAAATAGTGGCGGAGCTTCATGCAGTGAAGGGTATTTTTTGGGTGTGTGAATAAAGTCTCATATTGGTagttgaaaagaaaagtaagttACTTGTAAGGtattggatactcttaatggtGTGAAGCCTTTCGGGGGAAAGTCGTGTGtgcttggcccaaagcggacaatgtcacaccatgttaagagtatcttggGTTGTTTAGCTCAACAATTGGTATCTGAGCATAATAGTGCGAGATACGGCATAGTGATGGCGTAGGGGCCGACTTAGTGTCTTTGCCCCTCTATGGGCCGTCTAAGAATATCATGGGCTGTTTTAGCCCAACAGTGGTCAATTAAATCCCTTCATTGGGAAAGGTATGGTAGAAACAATTTCCCCCGGTACATATAGGAATTTTTGAATCCCCTTGACGTAAGAGAAGTACTTGCTAAAATCCCAGATACGACATTGTATTTTCTTGAATCTCCTAGTCATAATTCTTGGTTCCGCCACCAACCACCAACCATAAATgttggttttctttttttttcttttttcaggtTTGGGATTCATGGAATGATGAGAAAGCTTTAGATGTAGTTGATCCCTCATTAGGGGACTGGTATGAAACTGCTGAAGTTTTGAGATGCATCCAAATTGGACTATTGTGTGTACAATCATTTGCAGATGACAGACCAATGATGTCTGAAGTTGTCTTCATGCTGTGCAATGAATCAAAACTTGCTGATCCTGGACAACCTGGTTTTGTATTCAGATCAAGAaattcttcttcacttccttaCTCATCGTCCGCTAGTGTCGGGACTTCTGTAAATGAGATTTCTATTACTGCAAATCTTGCTCGGTAAAGCTTccttgaggtaattttttattcttttacatTATAAGTGTAAAATGCCTTCATTATGGACGCTTTATTTTGTCTCCACTTATGACAGGCCAGGCCGACACAATAGGCATTGCTATGCGAAAAACTTTACTTGGAGAAATAGAAGGAACATGTATCACACGTGTAAAAATTGAGAAAGTCCCACATGAATATTCTACCATTTCTATTTCTACTAATATAATGATAATTCATATTCCAACCTCCTCCCTTTCCGTTTCTAACCTTTTCTAGACCTATTGTCAATACTAAGTAGCAGTCAAAAATTTGTatcaatttttcatgatattatgcATGGATCAGGTATATCATGGCGAATTCTTCAGAAAAAATTGTGTCTTCCACAATGGAATCTGATAGCCTTATATCCGTATAAAAGAGTTGCTAgggaattttatttttttcctattttgacTTCTATGATGTTTCTTTCTTTACAGCTGAATTACGTTGGCCAAGAGATGTTGAAGCTGCATAGATGATTTGTATTGTACCTATTATCATCAACAAAGGAGAAAATATAGAATGGTTTAGATGTTGTTGTGGCAAGTTAACCAGGTAACTAGTTTCACTTATTAGGGACGCTTAAATTGTACTCATCTTTAAGATGATCTATCAATGTATAGTAGTTTGGCAGACAGCAACTTTGTAGGTTTTGTTACAATCTGATGTAAGCAGATGCAAATGCATGTAACTGTTTAGAGCCACAAGAAAGTGTAGATAAAATGACATTAATTTCATTGCACAATTGAATACTTCCTGCTTGAGCAGAAAGGTAAACAAAAAGTGGAAAAAGAGATCAATTGAAACAAGATCAAGGCACAAATTAATCTCATGAATCACATCAGCGAACGATACATAATTTATAGTAAATTTCAACTATAAGGAAAAAAGATATATCCATTTGTTACGTTAGCGACATATCTATATGGGAACttcacaatttcatgaaatgagaaaGAAGCCTATTTCCCTTAGCTCCCAAAACAAAACATtatgtttaaaagaaaaaaagaagaagaagaagaag from the Lycium ferocissimum isolate CSIRO_LF1 chromosome 11, AGI_CSIRO_Lferr_CH_V1, whole genome shotgun sequence genome contains:
- the LOC132035882 gene encoding G-type lectin S-receptor-like serine/threonine-protein kinase At1g11410 produces the protein MSQKKEFLIVILVIFILFLVPFCTSTDTISFKQSLRDGDLLISSGKSFALGFFSPGNSSNKRYVGIWYNNVPELTVVWVANRDNPVNGTSGVLTIDLTGSLVILNRNTKIFCWKTNIYSAQLLNSGNFVLFRDPKREVIVWQSFDYPTNTILPNMKFGNDKKTGLNRSLTSWNSIEDPGSGEYVYKIEINGIVPQVFLYKNSNRIWRTGPWTGLGWSGVPEMKPGFIFTIDYVDNKSEVSVTFSMKDSVLSRLVLNESGMMNILNWQEGVQKWVQFWSAPKDSCDNYVHCGTFSNCNLYNLGEFECKCFPGYEPRNNRSWYLRDGSHGCLRKKDENVCKNGEGFAKLSNVRIPDTYTARLNRSMGLQECEKLCLNNCSCTAYASANVSVGGIGCITWYGDLIDTREFTDGGQDLYIRVSASTLAQFLKYKNGYDHRKRTIAIVTACISTILIVLVFACCLVIRKRRKDKEDQFTSLITLKRNLASYENSSRSNEMDGSEHADVLIFDLSTITSATDDFSDANKLGEGGFGSVYKGQLNNGQEIAVKRLSKNSGQGVEEFKNEVTLIARVQHRNLVRLFGCCIQRGEKTLVYEYLPNKGLDNFIFDKTKGSQLDWRKRFDIIVGIARGLSYLHHDSRVRIIHRDLKASNVLLDASMHPKISDFGTARIFGGDQIEANTNRVVGTYGYMSPEYAMEGHFSVKSDVFSFGVLLLEIITGRKNNTHYQDHSLNLVGYVWDSWNDEKALDVVDPSLGDWYETAEVLRCIQIGLLCVQSFADDRPMMSEVVFMLCNESKLADPGQPGFVFRSRNSSSLPYSSSASVGTSVNEISITANLAR